In a single window of the Streptomyces sp. NBC_00094 genome:
- a CDS encoding CU044_5270 family protein: MPGGVYDEHARVLYHYAYRVCGDRAAAEDVVSATFLEAWRCRGKVHADGGSLRPWLLGIATNVMRGAAREARRRDATLARLPERGVLPDFADDVLARMTDGEQVRAARAALARLRPLDGRPARRPCAPRTVPRFTWIAAPAAACALVAGVVVLAPPEGPARPSGRVSAAQPSAADAGRVLSRAALAAAASPAPDARPQDFVYVRSLVAYAGRGAAGGAATLPPARQREVWLSADGSRPGLLREGGAADAVLSPRLPVYELDHRGAGPRPSALEAAPPSVTNPTHAYVAALPTDPEALLRLIREGTRGDGSDADQRAFRAIGTLLAETWAPPKVTAALYEAAARVPGVAVLPSAKDAAGREGVAVARTADGEQSQWIFDRTTSAFLCERTVLTETTAAGRKGTVLGVSAVLAKAAVARTGDLPGAPRS; this comes from the coding sequence GTGCCGGGCGGGGTGTACGACGAGCACGCGCGGGTCCTGTACCACTACGCGTACCGGGTGTGCGGCGACCGGGCGGCGGCCGAGGACGTCGTCTCGGCCACCTTCCTGGAGGCGTGGCGCTGTCGCGGGAAGGTGCACGCCGACGGCGGGTCCTTGCGGCCGTGGCTGCTCGGCATCGCGACCAACGTCATGCGCGGTGCCGCTCGGGAGGCGCGTCGGCGCGACGCGACGCTGGCCCGGCTCCCCGAGCGCGGTGTGCTGCCCGACTTCGCCGACGACGTCCTCGCCCGGATGACCGACGGGGAGCAGGTACGGGCCGCCCGCGCCGCGCTCGCCCGGCTCCGGCCCCTGGACGGCAGGCCCGCCAGGCGCCCGTGTGCCCCCCGTACGGTCCCCCGCTTCACCTGGATCGCCGCGCCCGCCGCCGCCTGCGCGCTCGTGGCCGGTGTCGTCGTCCTCGCTCCCCCGGAAGGTCCGGCCCGGCCTTCGGGCCGGGTGTCGGCCGCGCAGCCCTCGGCGGCCGACGCCGGGCGGGTCCTGTCCCGCGCCGCGCTCGCCGCCGCAGCCTCCCCTGCGCCTGATGCCCGGCCGCAGGACTTCGTCTACGTCAGGAGCCTCGTCGCCTACGCGGGGCGCGGCGCCGCTGGGGGCGCCGCCACGCTGCCGCCCGCCCGTCAGCGCGAGGTGTGGCTCTCCGCCGACGGCAGCCGCCCGGGGCTTCTCCGCGAGGGCGGTGCCGCCGACGCCGTGCTCTCCCCGCGCCTGCCCGTGTACGAGCTGGACCACCGCGGGGCCGGTCCGCGGCCGTCCGCCCTGGAGGCGGCGCCTCCCTCCGTCACGAACCCGACCCACGCGTACGTGGCCGCGCTGCCGACGGATCCGGAAGCTCTGCTGCGGCTGATCCGGGAGGGGACCCGTGGGGACGGGAGCGATGCCGACCAGCGGGCCTTCCGGGCGATCGGGACCCTGCTCGCCGAGACCTGGGCTCCCCCGAAGGTCACCGCCGCGCTGTACGAGGCCGCCGCGCGGGTCCCCGGCGTCGCCGTCCTGCCGTCCGCGAAGGACGCCGCCGGACGCGAGGGCGTCGCCGTCGCCCGTACCGCCGACGGCGAGCAGTCCCAGTGGATCTTCGACCGGACGACGTCGGCCTTCCTCTGCGAGCGCACCGTCCTGACGGAGACCACGGCGGCGGGCAGGAAGGGCACGGTGCTCGGGGTGTCCGCGGTCCTCGCCAAGGCCGCCGTCGCCCGGACCGGTGACCTGCCGGGCGCGCCCCGCTCCTGA
- a CDS encoding serine protease produces MAFVEATHDGTTRSANLMMSGEGLRVAHLGPAAEQGSVREWIDTYWSGERADYALGYTFTSDRALTGLVRHPAPGALATVTARAAAPGGGTGTGFVEIQPSAGPTVGLVQPLQQLATATFLVTPERGLWDVGYAAPAGPETPPNRYSAQAFPVRAGATTTHTFDNAVFGPALDTTPGARPAGVRDGDTLALDIPLLADGEGHVSSAPRFHGATTTLHRDAVLTGTRQGAPGHAEFTTTPGRAAYRLTATATHGSGPTAGGRTTASWSFTSAASSHPTAIPLSTVRFAPDLALDGTTPAGALLRVPVTVQGAAATTGVRSLAVSVSTDGGTTWTRVPVLDGLAGFRTPGPGGTVSLRAELTDTEGNTLTQTLRNAFRTR; encoded by the coding sequence ATGGCGTTCGTCGAGGCCACCCACGACGGAACGACCCGCTCCGCGAACCTCATGATGTCCGGCGAAGGCCTCCGCGTCGCCCACCTCGGCCCCGCGGCCGAACAGGGCTCGGTCAGGGAGTGGATCGACACCTACTGGTCGGGCGAGCGCGCCGACTACGCACTCGGCTACACCTTCACCTCCGACCGCGCCCTGACCGGCCTCGTCCGGCACCCCGCGCCCGGCGCGCTGGCCACCGTCACGGCCCGCGCCGCCGCCCCGGGCGGAGGGACCGGAACCGGGTTCGTCGAGATCCAGCCCAGCGCGGGCCCCACCGTCGGACTCGTCCAGCCCCTGCAGCAGCTCGCCACCGCGACCTTCCTCGTGACCCCCGAGCGCGGCCTGTGGGACGTCGGCTACGCGGCCCCCGCCGGCCCCGAGACACCGCCCAACCGCTACTCCGCGCAGGCCTTCCCGGTCCGCGCGGGCGCCACCACCACCCACACCTTCGACAACGCGGTCTTCGGCCCGGCCCTCGACACGACCCCCGGCGCCCGCCCCGCGGGCGTCCGCGACGGTGACACCCTCGCCCTCGACATCCCCCTGCTCGCCGACGGCGAGGGCCACGTGTCGAGCGCACCACGCTTCCACGGCGCCACCACCACGCTCCACCGCGACGCCGTCCTGACCGGCACCCGGCAGGGCGCCCCCGGCCACGCGGAGTTCACCACCACGCCCGGCCGTGCCGCGTACCGGCTGACCGCCACGGCCACCCACGGCAGCGGCCCGACGGCGGGCGGACGCACCACCGCGTCCTGGAGCTTCACCTCGGCGGCGAGCTCCCACCCCACCGCGATTCCGCTCAGCACCGTCCGCTTCGCCCCGGACCTGGCCCTCGACGGCACCACCCCGGCGGGAGCCCTGCTCCGCGTCCCGGTGACGGTTCAGGGCGCGGCGGCCACGACCGGCGTCCGCTCCCTGGCCGTCTCGGTGTCCACGGACGGCGGCACCACCTGGACCCGGGTCCCGGTCCTCGACGGCCTGGCCGGATTCCGCACCCCCGGACCCGGCGGCACCGTCTCGCTCCGCGCCGAACTCACCGACACCGAGGGCAACACCCTCACCCAGACGCTGCGGAACGCCTTCCGCACCCGATGA
- a CDS encoding NUDIX domain-containing protein: MDSHCTACGAAHPTGAGWPRTCPACGHTAYRNPLPVAVALLPVTDGDRRTGLVVITRTIEPCRGGVALPGGFIDHAEDWRAAVARELREETGIETSAEEVRLADAMSSPAGHLLLFGLLPPRPAATLPPSTPTDETSGHHLLHAPEDLAFPLHTEAVRKWFAGSYG; this comes from the coding sequence ATGGACTCCCACTGCACCGCCTGCGGCGCCGCGCACCCGACCGGCGCCGGCTGGCCCCGCACCTGCCCGGCCTGCGGCCACACCGCCTACCGCAACCCGCTGCCCGTCGCCGTCGCCCTCCTCCCGGTCACGGACGGGGACCGGCGGACAGGGCTCGTCGTCATCACCCGCACCATCGAGCCCTGCCGGGGCGGGGTCGCGCTGCCCGGCGGTTTCATCGACCACGCCGAGGACTGGCGCGCCGCCGTCGCCCGCGAACTGCGCGAGGAGACCGGCATCGAGACCTCCGCCGAGGAGGTCCGCCTGGCCGACGCGATGAGCTCCCCGGCAGGCCACCTGCTGCTTTTCGGCCTCCTCCCGCCCCGCCCGGCCGCGACCCTCCCGCCGTCGACCCCGACGGACGAGACGAGCGGCCACCACCTGCTCCACGCTCCGGAGGACCTGGCCTTCCCGCTCCACACGGAGGCGGTACGGAAGTGGTTCGCGGGATCGTACGGCTGA
- a CDS encoding MFS transporter translates to MSRSTHPTRPPFKERIPGGPDGRRMLVIGFIDKCGTGLWSTAMALYFTYVTGLGLGQVGLLIAVSGAAGIAGAPLGGRLADRFPLVRVIICTQLLRAAALLALLTTDDYLLLVLFSAAGALPDRATNVLTKLYAARVAGPDRVRYQAINRTTSNLGWTLGGLGAAAALALGSTTAFQLLLVGDALSYLVMAALTLRCAEPPAPAASRVVAASTDATAPKPSTPWRDRGFLTFTAGDAVFFLHDSILQVALPLWIVHATDAPVGLAPLLMVLNSALVVAFQVPLARFGATTEAARRLYTPLAALFAVGTLSVAASALGGRALSITALITAAVALTFAEMIHTIASWELSVALAADDAQGAYLGVHGLAQSTQRFAGPLLMTGLVSAGPLAWPFLGAALVATCAAQNRLVRRRLPEPSLSVLKVTVSEH, encoded by the coding sequence ATGAGCCGCTCCACCCACCCGACCCGCCCACCCTTCAAGGAACGCATCCCCGGCGGCCCCGACGGGCGCCGCATGCTCGTCATCGGCTTCATCGACAAGTGCGGCACCGGCCTCTGGTCCACCGCCATGGCCCTCTACTTCACCTACGTCACGGGGCTCGGCCTCGGCCAGGTCGGCCTCCTCATCGCCGTATCCGGCGCCGCCGGCATCGCGGGCGCCCCCCTCGGCGGCCGCCTCGCCGACCGTTTCCCCCTCGTCCGCGTCATCATCTGCACCCAGCTCCTGCGCGCCGCGGCCCTCCTCGCGCTCCTCACCACCGACGACTACCTGCTCCTCGTCCTCTTCTCCGCCGCCGGCGCCCTCCCCGACCGGGCCACCAACGTCCTCACCAAGCTGTACGCCGCCCGCGTCGCCGGCCCCGACCGCGTCCGCTACCAGGCCATCAACCGCACCACCTCCAACCTCGGCTGGACCCTCGGCGGCCTCGGCGCCGCCGCCGCGCTCGCCCTCGGCTCCACCACCGCCTTCCAGCTCCTCCTGGTCGGCGACGCCCTCTCCTACCTGGTCATGGCCGCGCTCACCCTCCGCTGCGCCGAGCCCCCCGCCCCCGCGGCCTCCCGCGTGGTCGCCGCCTCCACCGACGCGACCGCCCCGAAGCCCTCCACCCCCTGGCGCGACCGCGGCTTCCTCACCTTCACCGCCGGCGACGCCGTGTTCTTCCTCCACGACTCGATCCTCCAGGTCGCCCTGCCCCTCTGGATCGTCCACGCCACCGACGCCCCCGTCGGCCTCGCACCGCTCCTGATGGTCCTGAACAGCGCCCTCGTCGTCGCCTTCCAGGTCCCGCTCGCCCGCTTCGGCGCCACCACCGAAGCCGCGCGCCGCCTCTACACCCCGCTCGCCGCCCTCTTCGCGGTCGGCACCCTCTCCGTCGCCGCGTCCGCCCTCGGCGGCCGCGCCCTCTCCATCACGGCCCTGATCACCGCGGCCGTCGCCCTCACCTTCGCCGAGATGATCCACACCATCGCCTCCTGGGAGCTCTCGGTCGCCCTCGCCGCCGACGACGCCCAGGGCGCCTACCTCGGCGTCCACGGCCTCGCCCAGTCCACCCAGCGCTTCGCGGGCCCCCTCCTCATGACCGGCCTCGTCTCCGCCGGCCCGCTCGCCTGGCCCTTCCTCGGCGCCGCCCTCGTCGCCACCTGCGCCGCACAGAACCGCCTGGTCCGCCGACGCCTCCCCGAACCGTCACTGTCAGTGCTGAAGGTTACGGTGAGTGAGCACTGA
- a CDS encoding aminotransferase class I/II-fold pyridoxal phosphate-dependent enzyme: MAAQYAIEGTTAKGIAASVERGVAEGGLSPGHALPPVRRLADDLGVSPGTVATAYKELRQRGLIVTRGRGGTVVAEVPSVASRRPPRVPDGLVDLAGGHPDPAFLPVLRPPSAVAPVYGSHRAAPRLPALEALTRAWFERDGVPSEHVTFAHGALDCIARLLSTELRPGDAVAVEDPGFHHLLDLVPALGLRTVPVAVDGEGLVPEALRAALRGGVRAVVCSPRGQCPTGAFFTRSRRDELVAVLREFPEVLVVEDDHNAEVGGVAAYTLAAAGLDRWAQVRTVSKHLGIDLRWAGVACDAVTSARHDGRMLMTSGWVSHVLQETVAGLFTDAAARKLVAAGEAAYAERRAALIGALGAYGIRAVGASGLNVWVPVRDESAVVNGLRTQGWWVAAGARFRIAAPPAVRITTATLAPADAVRLAADFAGVLGDAQATYGG, from the coding sequence GTGGCAGCACAATATGCGATCGAGGGGACGACGGCCAAGGGGATTGCCGCGTCCGTGGAGCGGGGCGTCGCCGAGGGCGGGCTCTCGCCGGGCCACGCCCTGCCGCCGGTGCGGCGGCTCGCCGACGACCTGGGGGTGAGTCCGGGGACGGTGGCGACGGCCTACAAGGAGTTGCGGCAGCGGGGCCTGATCGTCACGCGGGGCCGGGGCGGGACGGTGGTGGCGGAGGTACCGTCGGTGGCCTCGCGACGGCCCCCGCGCGTGCCGGACGGGCTCGTGGATCTGGCGGGCGGCCATCCGGACCCGGCCTTCCTGCCCGTACTGCGGCCGCCGTCGGCCGTCGCCCCGGTGTACGGATCCCATCGCGCGGCCCCGCGCCTCCCGGCGCTCGAAGCGCTGACCAGGGCCTGGTTCGAACGGGACGGGGTGCCTTCGGAGCACGTGACGTTCGCGCACGGCGCGCTGGACTGCATCGCGCGGCTGCTGTCGACGGAGCTGCGTCCCGGCGACGCGGTGGCTGTCGAGGATCCCGGTTTCCATCACCTGCTCGACCTCGTACCCGCGTTGGGCCTGCGGACGGTCCCGGTGGCGGTGGACGGCGAGGGGCTCGTACCGGAGGCGCTGCGGGCGGCGCTGCGGGGTGGGGTGCGCGCGGTGGTGTGCAGTCCGCGCGGGCAGTGTCCGACCGGGGCCTTCTTCACCCGTTCACGGCGGGACGAACTGGTCGCGGTGCTGCGGGAGTTCCCGGAGGTGCTCGTCGTCGAGGACGATCACAACGCGGAGGTGGGCGGGGTCGCGGCGTACACGCTCGCGGCGGCGGGGCTCGACCGGTGGGCGCAGGTGCGGACCGTGTCCAAGCATCTCGGGATCGACCTGCGGTGGGCCGGGGTCGCGTGCGACGCCGTGACGTCGGCGCGGCACGACGGGCGGATGCTCATGACCTCGGGCTGGGTCAGCCACGTGCTCCAGGAGACGGTGGCTGGTCTGTTCACCGACGCGGCGGCGCGAAAGCTGGTGGCGGCGGGCGAGGCGGCGTATGCCGAGCGGCGCGCGGCGTTGATCGGCGCGCTCGGCGCGTACGGGATCCGCGCGGTCGGGGCGAGCGGGCTGAACGTGTGGGTGCCGGTGCGGGACGAGTCCGCCGTGGTGAACGGGCTGCGGACGCAGGGCTGGTGGGTCGCGGCGGGTGCGCGGTTCCGGATCGCGGCGCCGCCGGCCGTACGGATCACGACGGCGACGCTGGCGCCGGCGGACGCGGTGCGGCTGGCGGCGGACTTCGCCGGGGTACTCGGGGACGCGCAGGCGACGTACGGGGGGTGA
- a CDS encoding acetoacetate--CoA ligase → MTSAQTEPLWQPDGDRIAAAAVTRFQAWAAEHHGAPAEGGYPALHRWSVEELESFWQAVVEWFDVRFSTPYERVLGDRSMPGADWFPGATLNYAEHALRAAAERPHDTALLHVDETHEPVPTTWAELRRQVGSLAAELRTLGVRPGDRISGYLPNVPQSVVALLATAAVGAVWTSCAPDFGARSVLDRFQQVEPVVLFTVDGYRYGGKEHDRRETVAELRSELPTLRAVVHVPLLGTPAPEGTLAWDDLVAGDVEPVYEQVPFAHPLWVLYSSGTTGLPKAIVQSQGGILVEHVKQLGLHCDLGPEDVFFWYTSTGWMMWNFLVSGLLTGTTVVLYDGSPGYPDTGAQWRVAERTGATLYGTSAAYVMACAKADVHPGRDFDLSAVKCVATTGSPLPPDGFRWLHDEVREDLWIASVSGGTDVCSCFAGAVPTLPVHIGELQAAGLGTDLQSWDPSGKPVIGEVGELVVTNPMPSMPIHFWNDPDGSRYRDSYFEMFPGVWRHGDWITITDHGSVVIHGRSDSTLNRQGVRMGSADIYEAVERLPEIRESLVIGLEEPDGGYWMPLFVHLVEGATLDDELIGKIKRTIRSELSPRHVPDDIIEVPGVPHTLTGKRIEVPVKRLLQGTPLAKAVNAGSVDNLGLLHFYETLAATRRS, encoded by the coding sequence ATGACATCAGCCCAGACCGAGCCGCTCTGGCAGCCGGACGGTGACCGCATCGCCGCGGCCGCCGTCACCCGCTTCCAGGCCTGGGCGGCGGAGCACCACGGCGCCCCCGCCGAGGGCGGGTACCCGGCGCTCCACCGCTGGTCGGTCGAGGAGCTCGAATCCTTCTGGCAGGCCGTCGTCGAGTGGTTCGACGTCCGCTTCTCCACCCCGTACGAGCGGGTCCTGGGCGACCGCTCCATGCCCGGCGCCGACTGGTTCCCCGGCGCCACCCTCAACTACGCCGAGCACGCCCTGCGCGCCGCCGCCGAGCGCCCCCACGACACGGCCCTGCTCCATGTGGACGAGACACATGAGCCCGTGCCGACCACCTGGGCCGAGCTCCGCCGCCAGGTCGGCTCCCTCGCCGCCGAACTGCGCACCCTCGGCGTACGCCCCGGCGACCGGATCAGCGGCTACCTGCCGAACGTCCCGCAGTCCGTCGTCGCCCTCCTCGCCACCGCCGCCGTCGGCGCCGTGTGGACCTCCTGCGCCCCGGACTTCGGCGCCCGCAGCGTCCTCGACCGCTTCCAGCAGGTCGAGCCGGTCGTCCTCTTCACCGTCGACGGCTACCGCTACGGAGGCAAGGAGCACGACCGCCGCGAGACCGTCGCCGAACTCCGCTCCGAACTCCCCACCCTCCGCGCGGTCGTCCACGTCCCGCTGCTCGGCACCCCGGCCCCCGAGGGCACCCTCGCCTGGGACGACCTCGTCGCCGGCGACGTCGAGCCGGTCTACGAGCAGGTCCCGTTCGCCCACCCCCTCTGGGTCCTGTACTCCTCCGGCACCACCGGCCTGCCGAAGGCGATCGTCCAGTCCCAGGGCGGCATCCTCGTCGAGCACGTCAAGCAGCTGGGCCTCCACTGCGACCTCGGGCCCGAGGACGTGTTCTTCTGGTACACCTCCACCGGCTGGATGATGTGGAACTTCCTCGTCTCCGGCCTGCTCACCGGTACGACCGTCGTCCTGTACGACGGCAGCCCGGGCTACCCCGACACCGGCGCCCAGTGGCGCGTCGCCGAACGCACCGGCGCCACCCTGTACGGCACCTCCGCCGCGTACGTGATGGCCTGCGCGAAGGCCGACGTGCACCCGGGCCGGGACTTCGACCTGTCGGCCGTGAAGTGCGTGGCCACCACCGGTTCCCCGCTGCCCCCCGACGGCTTCCGCTGGCTCCACGACGAGGTCCGCGAGGACCTGTGGATCGCCTCCGTCAGCGGCGGCACGGACGTCTGCTCCTGCTTCGCGGGCGCCGTCCCCACGCTCCCCGTTCACATCGGCGAGCTCCAGGCGGCGGGCCTCGGCACCGACCTCCAGTCCTGGGACCCCTCCGGCAAGCCGGTGATCGGCGAGGTGGGCGAGCTCGTCGTCACCAACCCCATGCCGTCCATGCCGATCCACTTCTGGAACGACCCCGACGGCAGCCGCTACCGCGACAGCTACTTCGAGATGTTCCCGGGCGTCTGGCGCCACGGCGACTGGATCACGATCACCGACCACGGCTCCGTCGTCATCCACGGCCGCTCCGACTCCACCCTCAACCGGCAGGGCGTCCGGATGGGGAGCGCCGATATCTATGAGGCCGTCGAACGCCTCCCGGAGATCCGCGAATCCCTCGTGATCGGCCTGGAGGAGCCGGACGGCGGGTACTGGATGCCGCTCTTCGTCCACCTCGTCGAGGGCGCCACCCTGGACGACGAGCTCATCGGCAAGATCAAGCGGACGATCCGCAGCGAGCTCTCCCCGCGCCACGTTCCCGACGACATCATCGAGGTGCCGGGCGTCCCGCACACGCTCACCGGCAAGCGCATCGAGGTCCCGGTCAAGCGCCTCCTCCAGGGCACTCCCCTGGCCAAGGCCGTCAACGCCGGCTCGGTCGACAACCTCGGTCTCCTCCACTTCTACGAGACCCTGGCGGCCACCCGCAGGTCCTGA
- a CDS encoding M15 family metallopeptidase, which produces MTGLGSALRTLAVAAAAGLLAATGVVAAPAPPASAAPEPKAPREFVALSAVDRTILQEMRYTTAHNFVGEPIDGYRQPLCILTRPTAEALHRAQVGLLARGYTLKVYDCYRPQRAVDHFVRWAKDLDDERTKGEFYPLVDKSRLFADGYIAEKSGHSRGSTVDLTIVRLPAARTRAYVPGEDLVECYAPREERFPDNSVDMGTGYDCFDTRSHTDDPRIQGVQRDNRQLLKGVLAEQGFVNLPEEWWHFTFKPEPFPNTFFDFPVARRSVAGH; this is translated from the coding sequence ATGACAGGACTCGGTTCCGCACTCCGTACCCTCGCCGTCGCTGCCGCGGCGGGTCTGCTCGCCGCGACGGGCGTCGTCGCCGCCCCCGCTCCCCCGGCCTCCGCCGCGCCGGAGCCCAAGGCTCCACGGGAGTTCGTGGCCCTGAGCGCGGTGGACCGGACGATCCTCCAGGAGATGCGCTACACGACGGCGCACAACTTCGTGGGCGAGCCGATCGACGGCTACCGGCAGCCGCTGTGCATCCTGACCCGGCCGACCGCCGAGGCGCTGCACCGGGCGCAGGTGGGGCTGCTTGCCCGGGGCTACACGCTGAAGGTGTACGACTGCTACCGGCCGCAGCGGGCGGTCGACCACTTCGTGCGCTGGGCGAAGGACCTGGACGACGAGCGCACGAAGGGCGAGTTCTATCCGCTCGTCGACAAGTCCCGGCTGTTCGCCGACGGTTACATCGCGGAGAAGTCCGGGCACAGCAGGGGCTCGACGGTGGATCTGACGATCGTGCGGCTGCCGGCCGCACGCACGCGCGCGTATGTGCCGGGCGAGGACCTGGTGGAGTGTTACGCGCCCCGGGAGGAGCGGTTCCCGGACAACTCCGTGGACATGGGGACCGGGTACGACTGCTTCGACACGCGCTCGCACACCGACGACCCACGGATCCAGGGGGTGCAGCGGGACAACCGGCAGCTCCTCAAGGGGGTGCTCGCGGAGCAGGGGTTCGTGAACCTGCCCGAGGAGTGGTGGCACTTCACCTTCAAGCCGGAGCCGTTCCCGAACACGTTCTTCGACTTTCCGGTGGCGCGGAGGTCGGTGGCGGGGCACTGA
- a CDS encoding glycoside hydrolase family 31 protein — protein MDGRELVRSIKVFGSVRGLRTVRAAWRQRRTDAWGLPPRGAERARVPGLATEAEALPGGGIVRFARSSLRICVSAGGAVFWGWDGAEPEPSYALAGEGPEPDLRASLEPDTDGGWRIVSERVTVAVSRHGAVEIRTPGGVMLRRDLPPRWWEPVGGAGQVAGAGAEPVRGAEQVEGAGAEPVGSDARWVQRSEVPADARFFGLGGRSAGPRLRDGSYRLWNTDPKGGFVPGDDPLYLTMPVQFVVSDAGTHLAFHDNSWDGRVTLAEGEEGAGSGHDRPGTSEVRMDGGPLRCWVVVGTPARVLHGWAALTGAPALPPSWALGPQHARWGFGSAREVRRVVAGYRERGLPLSAVHLDIDHYDGHRVFTVDRERFPDLPGLAAELREQGVRLVSIVDPAVKAEVGNAVYDSGRAVGAFVRDARGGEVHGEVWPGACAYPDFTDPAVREWWGGLYEERLRQGFAGVWHDMNEPVSFAPFGDMTLPRSARHALDGRGGDHREAHNLYGLTMARAGYEGLRRLRPDERPFLFSRSGWAGMQRYGGTWSGDVSTGWPGLRASLSLVLGLGLCGVPYSGPDVGGFDGSPSPELYLRWFQLGAWLPFFRTHSAIDAGRREPWEFGPEVLEHARVALAERERLRPYFETLARLARMTGAPYVRPVWWGTPEDRALRDCEDAFLLGDALLVAPVLTRGADRRAVRLPRGRWYDTATGQAYEGPGQVLLDAPLSRVPVLARAGAVLPVRGEGGGQALEVWAPAAGRTGGGLVVRDTGDGWEPAEIERYQSRLVDGRVVVERVTDDGVEAVGLPVRVRGV, from the coding sequence ATGGACGGTCGGGAACTGGTGCGTTCGATCAAGGTGTTCGGCTCTGTGCGGGGTTTGCGGACGGTACGGGCGGCGTGGCGGCAACGGCGCACGGACGCGTGGGGGCTGCCGCCGAGGGGGGCGGAGCGGGCTCGGGTGCCGGGGCTCGCGACGGAGGCGGAGGCGCTGCCGGGCGGGGGGATCGTCCGGTTCGCGCGTTCCTCGCTGCGGATCTGCGTGTCGGCGGGCGGGGCGGTGTTCTGGGGCTGGGACGGGGCCGAGCCCGAGCCGTCGTACGCGCTGGCCGGCGAGGGGCCGGAGCCCGACCTGCGGGCCTCGCTCGAACCGGACACGGACGGTGGGTGGCGGATCGTCTCGGAGCGGGTGACGGTGGCGGTCTCCCGTCACGGGGCGGTGGAGATCCGCACGCCGGGTGGGGTGATGCTGCGGCGGGATCTGCCGCCGCGTTGGTGGGAGCCGGTGGGGGGTGCCGGGCAGGTCGCCGGTGCCGGTGCGGAGCCGGTGAGGGGTGCCGAGCAGGTTGAGGGCGCCGGCGCGGAGCCGGTGGGGTCGGACGCGCGGTGGGTCCAGCGCAGTGAGGTGCCGGCGGACGCGCGGTTCTTCGGTCTCGGCGGGCGGTCGGCGGGGCCGCGCCTGCGGGACGGCTCGTACCGGCTGTGGAACACCGACCCCAAGGGGGGCTTCGTCCCCGGCGACGATCCGCTGTACCTCACCATGCCCGTGCAGTTCGTCGTCTCGGACGCCGGTACGCACCTGGCGTTCCACGACAACTCCTGGGACGGGCGGGTCACCCTCGCCGAGGGCGAGGAGGGTGCCGGGTCGGGGCACGACCGGCCGGGGACCAGCGAGGTCCGGATGGACGGCGGGCCCCTGCGCTGCTGGGTGGTGGTCGGTACCCCCGCGCGCGTGCTGCACGGCTGGGCGGCGCTCACGGGCGCGCCCGCGCTGCCGCCCTCCTGGGCGCTCGGTCCCCAGCACGCGCGCTGGGGCTTCGGCAGCGCGCGGGAGGTACGGCGGGTGGTGGCCGGGTACCGGGAGCGGGGGCTCCCCCTGTCCGCCGTTCACCTGGACATCGACCACTACGACGGGCACCGGGTGTTCACGGTGGACCGGGAGCGGTTCCCGGACCTGCCGGGGCTCGCGGCGGAGCTGCGGGAGCAGGGCGTGCGGCTCGTGTCGATCGTCGACCCGGCGGTGAAGGCCGAGGTGGGGAACGCGGTGTACGACAGCGGGCGGGCGGTCGGGGCCTTCGTCCGGGACGCGCGGGGCGGGGAGGTCCACGGGGAGGTGTGGCCCGGTGCGTGCGCGTATCCGGACTTCACCGATCCGGCGGTACGGGAGTGGTGGGGCGGCCTGTACGAGGAGCGGCTGCGGCAGGGCTTCGCCGGGGTGTGGCACGACATGAACGAGCCGGTGTCCTTCGCGCCCTTCGGCGACATGACGCTGCCGCGGTCGGCGCGCCACGCGCTGGACGGGCGGGGCGGCGACCATCGCGAGGCGCACAACCTGTACGGGCTCACGATGGCCCGGGCCGGGTACGAGGGGCTGCGTCGGCTGCGGCCCGACGAACGCCCCTTCCTCTTCTCCCGTTCGGGCTGGGCCGGCATGCAGCGGTACGGCGGGACCTGGTCGGGTGACGTGTCGACCGGGTGGCCGGGGCTGCGGGCCTCGCTCTCGCTGGTGCTGGGGCTCGGGCTGTGCGGGGTGCCGTACTCGGGGCCGGACGTGGGCGGTTTCGACGGGAGTCCGTCGCCCGAGCTGTACCTGCGCTGGTTCCAGCTGGGGGCGTGGCTGCCGTTCTTCCGCACCCACTCGGCGATCGACGCGGGGCGGCGCGAGCCGTGGGAGTTCGGCCCCGAGGTCCTGGAGCACGCGCGCGTGGCGCTGGCCGAGCGGGAGCGGCTGCGGCCGTACTTCGAGACGCTGGCCCGGCTCGCCCGGATGACGGGGGCTCCGTACGTGCGCCCGGTGTGGTGGGGGACGCCGGAGGACCGGGCGCTGCGCGACTGCGAGGACGCGTTCCTGCTGGGTGACGCGCTGCTGGTGGCGCCGGTCCTGACCCGGGGCGCTGACCGGCGCGCGGTGCGGCTGCCGCGCGGCCGCTGGTACGACACGGCGACGGGGCAGGCGTACGAGGGGCCGGGGCAGGTGCTGCTCGACGCGCCGCTGTCGCGGGTGCCGGTGCTGGCCCGGGCGGGGGCGGTGCTCCCGGTGCGGGGCGAGGGGGGCGGCCAGGCCCTGGAGGTCTGGGCGCCGGCGGCGGGGCGGACGGGCGGTGGGCTCGTCGTGCGGGACACCGGGGACGGCTGGGAGCCGGCCGAGATCGAGCGGTACCAGTCGCGGCTCGTGGACGGCCGGGTGGTGGTGGAGAGGGTGACGGACGACGGGGTCGAGGCGGTGGGGCTGCCGGTGCGGGTGCGGGGGGTGTGA